In Brevibacillus brevis, a genomic segment contains:
- a CDS encoding MFS transporter, producing the protein MNTQQKLLTFNLFLLTFVLGTSEFVIVGLLDEVSTSLGIALSKAGALVSAFALSFAIGTPVMTAICSRFSKYPLMLSLIGVFIAGNVFTALSESYALLLLSRMVTAVVTGVLIALAMTVAGSTIPAEKRGKVISIIFAGFTIASVVGVPLGTAIGQWGGWQMAFWFTSVLGVISLIASSATIPKGLKGSQSTLQKQIGLVTHSRIVIAFFIPALSIAATYTVYTYLTPLLQNVLAVPARYLSLVFMLYGVVSVFSTLLGGKIATANGMGRLRYVFLIQAAILASLYVTSHWIFAAFISISFIALVVYAMNSTIQLYFLDLADRHFPSAKELASSLAPVSVNVGIAMGSALGGFVTTSMELIDVSWVGAIPALGAALLTFISYRLDQRGMAKREAEQATCCV; encoded by the coding sequence TTGAACACACAACAAAAGCTATTGACTTTCAATCTGTTTTTATTGACCTTTGTTCTGGGAACAAGTGAGTTTGTCATTGTCGGACTCCTGGATGAGGTATCGACCTCATTGGGGATCGCCCTTTCCAAAGCAGGGGCCCTAGTCTCGGCCTTTGCCCTATCGTTTGCCATCGGCACGCCTGTCATGACGGCGATCTGCAGCCGATTCTCCAAATATCCGCTAATGCTTTCGTTAATCGGAGTCTTTATTGCAGGGAACGTCTTTACCGCTTTGTCCGAGTCGTATGCTCTTCTGCTTTTGTCCAGAATGGTCACCGCTGTGGTTACCGGTGTTTTGATCGCTCTGGCCATGACGGTTGCCGGCAGTACGATCCCTGCTGAAAAGAGGGGCAAGGTGATTTCGATCATTTTCGCCGGCTTCACGATTGCCAGCGTAGTCGGGGTGCCTCTGGGTACAGCCATCGGACAATGGGGCGGCTGGCAGATGGCCTTTTGGTTTACCTCCGTCTTGGGAGTCATTTCTTTGATCGCCAGCTCGGCGACGATACCCAAGGGACTGAAAGGATCGCAGAGCACCTTGCAAAAACAGATCGGATTGGTGACCCATTCGCGGATTGTCATCGCGTTCTTCATACCGGCGCTAAGCATTGCGGCTACCTATACCGTCTACACCTACTTGACGCCGCTGCTGCAAAATGTGCTCGCGGTCCCGGCGCGCTATTTGAGCCTGGTATTCATGCTTTACGGAGTTGTTTCCGTATTCAGCACGCTGCTGGGAGGCAAAATCGCAACCGCCAACGGAATGGGAAGACTGAGGTATGTGTTTCTGATTCAAGCCGCCATTCTCGCGTCCCTTTATGTGACTTCCCACTGGATTTTCGCAGCATTCATCAGCATCTCGTTCATAGCCCTCGTCGTTTATGCGATGAACTCCACCATCCAATTGTATTTCCTCGATCTGGCCGACAGACACTTCCCGTCTGCGAAAGAGCTGGCGTCTTCGCTGGCTCCCGTATCCGTCAACGTCGGAATTGCGATGGGTTCAGCGTTGGGCGGATTTGTGACGACGAGCATGGAGTTGATTGATGTTTCGTGGGTCGGGGCGATCCCTGCGCTTGGAGCTGCGTTGTTGACTTTTATCAGCTATCGGCTGGATCAGAGAGGTATGGCGAAGCGGGAAGCGGAGCAAGCGACCTGCTGTGTGTGA
- a CDS encoding class II histone deacetylase, with protein sequence MKRKTGFICDESYFWHQTGNGALFLPAGGWVEADVHSENPATKRRVINLLERSGFIRELERLAPRMATVEEIAAVHDEAYIKRVERLSQTTGDAGEMALVGLGSYEIACLSAGGGLCAVDAVLQGEVDNAYVLNRPPGHHAEKDRGMGFCLFNNIAIAAQYAKQAYGLKRIAIVDWDVHHGNGTESMFYDDPDVLFVSLHQEYLYPPMRGNPHDTGAGRGTGYTINIPLPAGTADAGYLEAIRTIAVPVLRQFQPELILISAGQDASLFDPLGRMMVTAEGYSRMAEELLAVADDCCQGRIIACHEGGYSAAYVPFCTLRIIEALSGAKSGVDDPFAPALRQLPTDVVTPDQQSYLEKAREQHAKHWPVLHENGG encoded by the coding sequence ATGAAAAGAAAAACAGGCTTTATTTGCGATGAAAGCTACTTTTGGCATCAAACGGGAAATGGCGCCTTGTTTTTGCCTGCAGGCGGATGGGTGGAAGCGGATGTGCATTCGGAGAACCCCGCAACCAAGCGCCGTGTCATCAATCTGCTGGAGCGTTCCGGGTTCATTCGGGAGCTGGAGAGACTCGCTCCCCGAATGGCTACCGTAGAAGAGATTGCCGCTGTGCATGACGAGGCGTATATAAAGCGGGTGGAGCGATTGAGCCAGACGACGGGGGACGCGGGGGAAATGGCGCTGGTTGGACTCGGTTCATACGAAATCGCTTGCTTGTCGGCAGGGGGAGGGTTGTGCGCTGTCGATGCCGTTTTGCAAGGGGAAGTGGACAATGCCTACGTCTTGAACAGACCGCCCGGCCACCATGCGGAAAAAGACAGAGGTATGGGGTTTTGCCTGTTCAACAACATCGCGATCGCGGCCCAATACGCCAAGCAAGCGTACGGCTTGAAGCGGATTGCGATCGTGGATTGGGATGTGCACCATGGCAACGGCACAGAAAGCATGTTCTACGACGATCCCGATGTTCTGTTTGTTTCCCTCCATCAGGAGTATCTATATCCTCCGATGCGGGGCAATCCGCACGATACGGGAGCCGGGCGCGGCACCGGGTACACGATCAACATTCCGTTGCCCGCCGGAACTGCCGACGCCGGATATTTGGAAGCGATCCGCACCATCGCCGTCCCCGTGCTCCGGCAGTTTCAGCCGGAGCTGATCCTCATCTCCGCGGGGCAGGATGCCAGCCTGTTTGATCCTTTGGGCAGAATGATGGTGACCGCGGAAGGGTATTCCCGCATGGCAGAGGAACTGCTTGCTGTGGCGGATGACTGTTGCCAGGGCAGGATCATCGCTTGCCACGAAGGCGGGTACAGCGCGGCCTATGTTCCTTTTTGCACGCTGCGCATAATCGAAGCGTTGAGCGGCGCCAAAAGCGGCGTAGATGATCCGTTCGCTCCCGCCCTCCGGCAGTTGCCGACCGATGTGGTTACGCCCGATCAGCAGTCTTATCTGGAGAAAGCGCGCGAACAGCATGCCAAGCATTGGCCCGTCCTTCACGAGAATGGCGGATGA
- a CDS encoding MFS transporter, which translates to MKKLFLASVLLSLFIVMQDGTLLYVLLPQIQQHYATSLSESIWVMNLYILPFALLMVPMGRVADRYGHIRIFLFGLAIYLAGSFLGYLGGSFAFLVGCRFIQGVGSSILVPVSLVILLRQYGEGRYTHAIGSWSATCALAAACGPVSAGVIGHFASWPFTFLLNGVAVSLSLLGMIASMAKSRPESREDEAAPVHRIPRLWQESETYMLLIGNFFAGFVMNSLLYLLPFMLGNFLDYDSVRVSLTVTPLCLAVIVSVAIVGRLEKRMPLEWLISTGFFCLLASFCLYIIREAPLSVYMGASFLAGLGLGIVIISITSAWMKKFTYHWLGFGSALLNMLRLGGAVIGSSISASLFSLMVETSLQTGGAAGNIWITRLKESGAPVAPIVWESGFGHVVFGVFAVLSLVPAAMIVWYAAGYSWKRRKQKLAGKDWMRQ; encoded by the coding sequence ATGAAAAAGCTGTTTTTGGCTTCTGTCCTCCTCAGCCTGTTCATTGTGATGCAGGACGGCACCTTGCTGTATGTGCTATTGCCGCAGATCCAGCAGCATTACGCAACGAGTCTGTCTGAGTCGATCTGGGTGATGAATCTGTATATTCTGCCGTTCGCTCTGCTCATGGTCCCCATGGGCAGAGTGGCGGACCGTTACGGGCATATCCGGATATTCCTGTTCGGCCTGGCCATCTATCTGGCAGGCTCCTTTCTCGGGTATCTCGGCGGGTCCTTCGCCTTTTTGGTTGGGTGCCGTTTCATCCAGGGAGTCGGTTCGTCCATTCTCGTTCCCGTCAGTCTCGTGATTTTGCTGCGGCAATATGGAGAGGGACGCTACACGCACGCGATCGGCTCGTGGAGTGCCACGTGCGCGCTGGCAGCTGCCTGCGGTCCCGTCAGCGCAGGGGTGATCGGTCATTTCGCCAGCTGGCCATTCACGTTTTTGCTGAACGGCGTCGCGGTTTCCCTGTCCTTGCTGGGCATGATCGCCTCGATGGCGAAATCGCGTCCAGAGTCAAGGGAGGACGAAGCAGCGCCTGTTCATCGTATTCCGCGGCTTTGGCAGGAAAGCGAGACGTACATGCTCCTCATCGGCAATTTTTTTGCAGGGTTTGTCATGAACAGTCTGTTGTATCTGCTGCCGTTCATGCTGGGCAATTTTCTCGATTACGACAGTGTACGCGTGTCATTGACCGTCACCCCTCTGTGTCTGGCCGTCATCGTTTCGGTCGCGATCGTCGGCAGACTGGAGAAAAGAATGCCGCTGGAATGGCTGATCAGCACAGGATTTTTCTGTCTGCTGGCCAGTTTTTGTCTGTATATCATCAGGGAAGCGCCTCTGTCCGTATATATGGGGGCCTCCTTTCTGGCCGGCCTTGGCCTTGGCATCGTGATCATTTCCATTACCTCGGCTTGGATGAAGAAATTCACCTATCACTGGCTCGGCTTCGGCTCTGCTCTGCTGAATATGCTCCGCCTGGGGGGCGCCGTAATCGGAAGCTCCATCTCCGCCAGTCTATTTAGCCTCATGGTCGAGACATCGCTGCAGACGGGAGGGGCAGCCGGCAATATATGGATCACCCGGTTGAAAGAATCTGGCGCTCCGGTGGCCCCGATCGTATGGGAAAGCGGGTTCGGGCACGTGGTCTTTGGCGTGTTCGCCGTTCTCAGTCTCGTGCCTGCCGCCATGATCGTCTGGTATGCGGCCGGGTACAGCTGGAAACGTCGGAAGCAGAAGCTGGCCGGAAAGGACTGGATGCGGCAATGA
- a CDS encoding Glu/Leu/Phe/Val dehydrogenase dimerization domain-containing protein, with translation MNTYYEITMHDPETDTTAFIVIDRLIGGIATGGLRMSPTVTLEEVRDLAEVMTFKHGLMNLPLGGAKAGIVGDPSAPDKKKKIEAFARMAEPLLRSCLLLGEDMGVYADDVRAMYAHIQFDPLEKVLNRLRDRGVLYEIGSGVQANDLLSDHNMERTAGFGLMESLLEASELIQLPLSEATAAVHGFGTVGGEIAKLLHEQGVKITAVSDVEGAIYREEGLDIHQLLAIRQPNGCIDRKQLDRVQLLTHEELLQLPVDLLIPASVSQVIHEGNAESIQAKIVVEAANMPTTQEADEILREKGVLVLPDFMVNAGSALSFGLIITGEALPQHMWTESANRIRRMVRTVLTQSMEQQETVRIIAVALASAHLQQMLYKERQMQEMKAPV, from the coding sequence ATGAATACGTACTACGAAATTACGATGCACGATCCGGAGACAGACACGACGGCCTTTATCGTGATCGACAGGCTGATCGGGGGCATCGCGACAGGCGGCTTGCGGATGTCCCCGACGGTTACGCTTGAGGAAGTGCGGGATTTGGCGGAAGTCATGACATTCAAACACGGCCTGATGAACCTGCCGCTCGGCGGAGCCAAGGCCGGGATCGTCGGAGACCCGTCCGCTCCTGACAAAAAGAAGAAAATAGAAGCATTTGCGAGAATGGCAGAACCGCTGCTTCGAAGCTGCCTTTTGCTCGGGGAGGACATGGGCGTGTATGCGGATGACGTGAGAGCCATGTATGCGCACATCCAGTTCGACCCACTGGAAAAGGTATTGAACCGCCTGCGCGATCGTGGGGTTCTGTATGAGATCGGCTCGGGCGTACAGGCCAACGACTTGCTGTCTGATCACAACATGGAGAGGACGGCAGGTTTTGGATTGATGGAGAGCTTGCTGGAGGCGAGCGAGTTGATACAGCTGCCGCTGAGCGAAGCGACTGCCGCCGTTCACGGATTCGGGACGGTAGGCGGTGAGATCGCCAAGCTGCTGCATGAGCAGGGAGTAAAGATTACAGCAGTAAGCGATGTGGAAGGAGCCATCTATCGGGAAGAGGGCCTGGATATCCATCAGCTGCTGGCCATTCGCCAGCCGAACGGATGCATCGACCGCAAGCAGCTTGACCGCGTGCAGCTGCTGACTCATGAAGAGCTGCTGCAATTGCCCGTCGACCTGTTGATTCCGGCGTCCGTCTCGCAGGTGATCCACGAAGGGAATGCAGAGTCGATTCAGGCGAAGATCGTCGTGGAGGCGGCCAACATGCCAACCACGCAGGAAGCGGATGAGATCCTTCGGGAAAAAGGGGTGCTCGTGCTGCCGGATTTCATGGTGAATGCGGGTTCGGCTCTGTCGTTTGGGCTGATCATTACGGGGGAAGCTCTTCCTCAGCACATGTGGACAGAATCGGCAAATCGGATACGCAGGATGGTCCGGACCGTGTTGACGCAGAGCATGGAGCAGCAGGAAACCGTCCGCATCATTGCTGTCGCCCTCGCTTCGGCGCACCTGCAGCAGATGCTGTACAAGGAACGCCAGATGCAAGAAATGAAGGCGCCTGTGTGA
- a CDS encoding DUF3419 family protein, giving the protein MATAIKEKPESKRIIHSVNDSIYKKEWILYTTSDEDSYSELKALRIRPSDSVLLITGSGCRSLALLADEPKRLISVDANPYQNYLLELKIEAMRLLSHEEYLQFLGVRPASFSRLDIYRQVEPDLTLQAQDYWRRYSSKIEEGLIYLGKHEQFYKRFIGSLLFRPKRKQFMHMLRLSSLEEQRAYFQEHFNTPLWRWSMETLCRQSVFKWALGDPSYDNQVSEQQSIGNYILQRLIHTFENHLVRDNHFLTFLYCGQYMNEEALPVYLQKRHYDTIKKNLDRVEIVTDLIDNYLAREKAPFIDKVSLSDISGWIPNQTFQKILYEITGKMRSNGILCYRNFLAKRVPDPVLLAQYERDTEMIERLNHEDLAFAFTFEVLKKRGE; this is encoded by the coding sequence ATGGCAACGGCGATCAAAGAAAAGCCCGAGTCAAAGCGAATCATCCATTCTGTGAACGACAGCATCTATAAAAAAGAGTGGATTTTGTACACAACGAGCGACGAAGATTCTTATTCCGAATTGAAAGCATTGCGAATCCGTCCAAGCGACTCTGTCTTGTTGATCACCGGGAGCGGATGCCGCAGCCTCGCCTTGCTGGCCGATGAGCCCAAGCGACTGATTTCCGTGGATGCCAATCCTTATCAAAACTACTTGTTGGAGCTGAAAATTGAGGCCATGCGCCTGCTTTCCCATGAGGAGTATCTCCAATTCCTCGGCGTGAGGCCGGCATCCTTTTCCAGGCTGGATATATACAGACAGGTGGAACCGGATTTGACCCTGCAAGCCCAGGATTACTGGCGCCGGTACAGCAGCAAGATCGAAGAGGGCCTGATTTACTTGGGAAAGCACGAGCAATTTTACAAACGATTCATCGGTTCGCTTCTGTTCCGCCCGAAACGAAAGCAATTCATGCACATGCTCCGGCTATCCTCTCTGGAAGAGCAGAGGGCGTATTTTCAAGAGCATTTCAATACGCCGCTTTGGCGCTGGTCCATGGAGACCTTGTGCCGTCAAAGCGTGTTTAAATGGGCACTGGGAGACCCGAGCTACGACAATCAGGTCAGCGAGCAGCAAAGCATCGGCAACTATATTTTGCAAAGGCTGATTCACACGTTTGAAAATCACCTGGTCCGGGACAATCATTTCCTCACCTTTTTGTACTGCGGACAGTACATGAACGAGGAGGCGCTTCCCGTCTATTTGCAAAAGAGGCATTACGACACGATCAAAAAAAATCTCGACAGAGTGGAGATCGTGACGGACCTCATCGACAACTATTTGGCGAGGGAGAAGGCGCCGTTCATTGACAAGGTGTCTCTCTCGGATATTTCGGGCTGGATTCCGAACCAGACCTTTCAGAAGATCCTCTATGAAATCACCGGAAAAATGAGGAGCAACGGAATTCTTTGTTACCGGAACTTTTTGGCGAAGCGGGTGCCGGACCCTGTGCTCTTGGCCCAGTATGAGCGGGATACGGAAATGATCGAGCGGCTGAATCACGAAGATTTGGCGTTCGCCTTTACTTTTGAAGTCCTGAAAAAACGGGGGGAGTAG